In Catenulispora sp. EB89, the following proteins share a genomic window:
- a CDS encoding carbohydrate ABC transporter permease has translation MTSRTTTAARRKRKPASLPMRIATGVVWVVVAADIALIGWILLTSLRDGTDILNHPFGAPTHPKFANYSKVFSDGGFGRAALNSVLVAVLSSVLAVAVAAPCAYALARRRNRVSGAMSMTFAMGLGVPGQVMVVPLFIGMAKVNLDDSQPGLILVYLGLAMPFTVYLLTGFFAGIPQVLEEAAVLDGAGALRTFTRVILPVARGGLVTAFLLQFISAWNETLFAIVLTHSQDKVTLPVALSNFVQEAQLNGLDWGAMFAGVCVVLAPMIALFSWLGSRIIQGMTVGIGK, from the coding sequence ATGACGTCCCGAACAACGACCGCCGCCCGGCGCAAGCGCAAGCCCGCCAGCCTGCCCATGCGCATCGCCACCGGCGTGGTGTGGGTGGTGGTCGCCGCCGACATCGCGCTGATCGGCTGGATCCTGCTCACCTCGCTGCGCGACGGCACCGACATCCTCAACCACCCCTTCGGCGCGCCGACGCATCCGAAGTTCGCCAACTACAGCAAGGTGTTCTCCGACGGCGGCTTCGGCCGCGCGGCGCTGAACAGCGTGCTGGTCGCGGTGCTGTCCTCGGTGCTGGCCGTCGCGGTCGCCGCGCCCTGCGCCTACGCGCTGGCCCGCCGCCGCAACCGGGTCTCCGGCGCCATGAGCATGACCTTCGCGATGGGCCTGGGAGTGCCCGGCCAGGTGATGGTGGTGCCGCTGTTCATCGGCATGGCCAAGGTGAACCTGGACGACTCCCAGCCCGGCCTGATCCTGGTGTATCTGGGTCTTGCGATGCCGTTCACCGTCTACCTGCTGACCGGCTTCTTCGCCGGCATCCCGCAGGTGCTGGAGGAGGCCGCGGTCCTGGACGGCGCCGGCGCGCTGCGCACGTTCACCCGCGTCATCCTGCCGGTGGCGCGCGGCGGCCTGGTCACCGCGTTCCTGCTGCAGTTCATCTCGGCCTGGAACGAGACGCTGTTCGCGATCGTGCTGACCCACAGCCAGGACAAGGTGACGTTGCCCGTCGCGCTGTCCAACTTCGTCCAGGAGGCCCAGCTCAACGGCCTGGACTGGGGCGCGATGTTCGCCGGGGTGTGCGTGGTGCTGGCCCCGATGATCGCGTTGTTCAGCTGGCTCGGCAGCCGCATCATCCAAGGTATGACAGTGGGGATAGGCAAGTGA
- a CDS encoding iron chaperone, whose amino-acid sequence MANTTKKTAKKAAAGSEENFSAEERAAMKERAKEVRSSKKAADADPEAEVLAKIAEFPPDDRELAEQVHKLVLAAAPTLVPRLWYGQPAYSKDGKVLVFFQPASKFKTRYATLGFSDVAALDEGSMWPTYFALTALSAADEKRIAELVARAAA is encoded by the coding sequence ATGGCGAACACGACGAAGAAGACAGCGAAGAAGGCCGCCGCCGGCTCCGAGGAGAACTTCAGCGCCGAGGAGCGCGCCGCGATGAAGGAGCGGGCCAAGGAGGTCCGTTCTTCCAAGAAGGCCGCCGACGCCGACCCCGAGGCCGAGGTCCTGGCGAAGATCGCGGAGTTCCCGCCGGACGACCGCGAGCTGGCCGAGCAGGTCCACAAGCTGGTGCTCGCCGCCGCGCCGACGCTGGTCCCGCGCCTGTGGTACGGCCAGCCGGCGTACTCGAAGGACGGGAAGGTGCTGGTGTTCTTCCAGCCGGCATCGAAGTTCAAGACCCGGTACGCCACGCTCGGGTTCAGCGACGTCGCGGCGCTGGACGAGGGGTCGATGTGGCCGACGTATTTCGCCCTGACCGCTCTGAGCGCCGCCGACGAGAAGCGGATCGCGGAGTTGGTGGCGCGGGCTGCCGCGTGA
- a CDS encoding alpha-L-fucosidase: MQPWFADAKLGIFVHWGIYAVDGIPESWSFYNGEITHENYMKQLDGFTASAYDAGEWARLFKAAGARYAVLTSKHHDGVALWETAENDLNVVRRTPAGRDLLAPYAQAMRDAGLKVGIYFSHLDWSHPDYPFHTREEFERGVAEDPEAWARFLKFHRAQLTEIVEGYAPDLLWFDGDWERPEEQWRMAELRDQLTAMKADMVFNSRLLGYGDYATPEQGAPITPPEGPWELCYTVNNSWGFQRNDQDHKPISLLIRTFVETIAGGGNLLLDVGPRADGSIPAEQTSRLEALGSWIRRNEPAVFGTVRGIPAGHVYAPTTLAEDRRTLYVFCYDPPRDPVTVRGLTSRVKRVTALATGEELTHRRYGGFDTIPAVLAIDPPSVADPVVTVLAIELEGEVELYRGEGRS; this comes from the coding sequence ATGCAGCCCTGGTTCGCCGACGCCAAGCTCGGCATCTTCGTCCACTGGGGGATCTACGCCGTCGACGGCATCCCGGAGTCCTGGTCGTTCTACAACGGCGAGATCACCCACGAGAACTACATGAAGCAGCTCGACGGCTTCACCGCGAGCGCCTACGACGCGGGGGAGTGGGCCCGGCTGTTCAAGGCGGCGGGCGCGCGGTACGCCGTGCTGACGTCGAAGCACCACGACGGCGTCGCGCTGTGGGAGACGGCCGAGAACGACCTGAACGTGGTCCGGCGGACGCCGGCGGGGCGTGACCTGCTGGCGCCGTACGCGCAGGCGATGCGCGACGCCGGGCTCAAGGTGGGCATCTACTTCTCGCACCTGGACTGGTCGCACCCCGACTACCCGTTCCACACCCGCGAGGAGTTCGAGCGCGGCGTCGCCGAGGACCCGGAGGCGTGGGCACGCTTCCTGAAGTTCCACCGCGCGCAGCTGACGGAGATCGTCGAGGGCTACGCACCCGACCTGCTCTGGTTCGACGGGGACTGGGAGCGCCCCGAGGAGCAGTGGCGGATGGCGGAGCTGCGCGATCAGCTGACCGCGATGAAGGCGGACATGGTCTTCAACTCGCGGCTCCTCGGCTACGGCGACTACGCGACACCCGAGCAGGGGGCACCGATCACGCCGCCCGAGGGCCCGTGGGAGCTGTGCTACACGGTGAACAACTCCTGGGGCTTCCAGCGCAACGACCAGGACCACAAGCCGATCAGCCTGCTGATCCGCACCTTCGTCGAAACCATAGCCGGCGGCGGCAACCTGCTCCTGGACGTCGGCCCCCGCGCCGACGGCTCGATCCCCGCGGAGCAGACCTCGCGCCTGGAGGCACTGGGCAGCTGGATACGGCGCAACGAGCCGGCGGTGTTCGGCACAGTACGCGGCATCCCGGCCGGCCACGTCTACGCACCGACGACGCTCGCCGAGGACCGCCGCACGCTGTACGTGTTCTGCTACGACCCGCCACGCGACCCGGTCACGGTGCGCGGCCTGACCAGCCGAGTGAAGCGCGTGACGGCACTGGCGACCGGCGAGGAGCTGACGCACCGGCGCTACGGCGGCTTCGACACGATCCCCGCCGTGCTGGCGATCGACCCGCCGAGCGTGGCGGACCCGGTGGTGACGGTGCTGGCGATCGAGCTGGAGGGGGAGGTGGAGTTGTATCGGGGGGAGGGGCGGAGCTGA
- a CDS encoding S8 family serine peptidase, protein MQFARKHRIAVVAVTALGLGVGTSAAALASPTPARPSAAQQLAALSTGAKHPVIVLLKNQHSDLSVKTAKAQRKAATNADQAPLVSNAQATGAQDIKKFSVINGFSAKMTDAEAQNLRQNPDVAAVVTDQQRVVNTLTDAQKQAIADAASAKGSTATGADGQTPADKVIPGTCPTDPSKPLLEPEALQTTNTAFLNKNQPQAQNLVDGKGVKVAWIADGLDTNNPDFIRADGTPVFSDYQDFSGTDPNGNESGDEAFGDASSIAAQGLHSYDLSKYVMPGHALPAGCNITVRGVAPGASLVGLNVFGAANLVFDSTVVQAIDYAVNVDNVDVINESLGNNAQPTEGLDVTSLADDAAVAAGVTVVTSTGDGGVTNTEGQPAVDPNVIGVGATTTFRDQAQTGTGGARNLASSWASNNTAALSSSGTNVRGRVPDLVAPGQGGWALCSPEARFSACVDYNGNPASLEDFGGTSMASPLVAGGAALVIEAYENTHGGVRPTPQLVKQILTSSATDLGLPADQQGSGELNTYRAVRTAMSVKDDNGSPKAQGDGLVATTGSGDTQVSLIGNGGSKQSATVTLTNTSPNTQTVSGGVRELDTTVADVTGTKAVDFTDPNSPWFYEGYTLGTPGLKRHWFSQTFTVPAGADHLTGTATCACGGTSTLLRLVLVGPNGEYENWNSPQGTTNYATVDQANPPAGTWTAYFYANANATGFKGNVAYDFLATKYKNVGSVSPANAVLKPGQSQKFTVKQTLAQNPGDVSAALAFSTSFHQVTTMPVTKRTLISTGNDGGAFTGTLTGGNGRANTPSQTESFFFDVPSGKKNMAMNLAFTGTHVVSAYLESPDHQVVSLSTNLAVDAQGNQSLQPALTGYVDAPAAGRWVLFLDDNNPGVLTGDLSDPFNGQLRYNSADAHAKGLPSGSLAAGKAVTATVTIKNNGWAPLTVFADPRLNSSADYDLPAQQPLGATVPLPFATTGPQPSFQIPTHTTELRASQSSTIPADFSTSSPSGTPEIYGVSKGLTASVTVDSPWVTPGVWGQDPTPLGPTNGAVSGSATEAQSVTTLAFDRSAVASTGDLWLDGVDPTAPALAPVTILPGQTGTVTVTFTPTGKSGTKVSGVVYVDTYNAAFGTGDELTGLPYSYTVK, encoded by the coding sequence ATGCAGTTTGCCCGCAAACACCGCATCGCGGTGGTCGCGGTCACCGCGCTGGGTCTGGGGGTCGGCACGTCTGCCGCCGCCCTCGCCAGCCCGACGCCCGCCAGGCCGTCCGCGGCCCAGCAGCTGGCCGCGCTGTCGACCGGCGCGAAGCACCCCGTGATCGTGCTGCTCAAGAACCAGCACTCCGACCTGTCGGTCAAGACCGCCAAGGCGCAGCGCAAGGCCGCCACCAACGCCGACCAGGCTCCGCTGGTCAGCAACGCGCAGGCCACCGGCGCCCAGGACATCAAGAAGTTCTCGGTGATCAACGGCTTCTCGGCCAAGATGACCGACGCCGAGGCCCAGAACCTGCGGCAGAACCCGGACGTCGCGGCGGTCGTCACCGACCAGCAGCGCGTCGTCAACACCCTGACCGACGCCCAGAAGCAGGCCATCGCGGACGCCGCGAGCGCCAAGGGCAGCACCGCCACCGGCGCCGACGGCCAGACCCCGGCGGACAAGGTCATCCCGGGCACCTGCCCCACCGACCCCAGCAAGCCGCTGCTGGAGCCGGAGGCGTTGCAGACCACGAACACCGCCTTCCTGAACAAGAACCAGCCGCAGGCCCAGAACCTGGTCGACGGCAAGGGTGTGAAGGTCGCGTGGATCGCCGACGGTCTGGACACCAACAACCCGGACTTCATCCGCGCCGACGGCACCCCGGTGTTCAGCGACTACCAGGACTTCTCCGGCACCGACCCGAACGGCAACGAGAGCGGTGACGAGGCCTTCGGCGACGCCAGCTCCATCGCCGCGCAGGGCCTGCACAGCTACGACCTGTCGAAGTACGTCATGCCAGGCCACGCGCTCCCGGCCGGCTGCAACATCACCGTCCGCGGTGTCGCCCCCGGCGCCTCGCTGGTCGGCCTGAACGTGTTCGGCGCGGCCAACCTGGTCTTCGACTCCACCGTCGTGCAGGCCATCGACTACGCGGTGAACGTGGACAACGTCGACGTCATCAACGAGTCGCTGGGCAACAACGCGCAGCCCACCGAGGGCCTGGACGTCACCAGCCTGGCCGACGACGCGGCGGTCGCCGCCGGCGTCACGGTCGTCACCTCCACCGGCGACGGCGGCGTGACCAACACCGAGGGCCAGCCGGCCGTCGACCCGAACGTGATCGGCGTCGGCGCCACCACCACCTTCCGGGACCAGGCGCAGACCGGGACCGGCGGCGCGCGGAACCTGGCGAGCAGCTGGGCCTCCAACAACACCGCCGCGCTGTCCTCCTCCGGCACCAACGTCCGGGGCCGCGTCCCGGACCTGGTCGCACCGGGCCAGGGCGGCTGGGCGCTGTGCAGCCCCGAGGCGCGCTTCAGCGCCTGCGTGGACTACAACGGCAACCCGGCCTCGCTGGAGGACTTCGGCGGCACGAGCATGGCCTCGCCGCTGGTCGCTGGCGGTGCCGCGCTGGTCATCGAGGCGTACGAGAACACCCACGGCGGGGTTCGTCCGACGCCGCAGCTGGTGAAGCAGATCCTCACCTCCTCGGCCACCGACCTCGGCCTGCCGGCCGACCAGCAGGGTTCCGGCGAGCTGAACACCTACCGCGCGGTCCGCACCGCCATGTCCGTCAAGGACGACAACGGCTCGCCCAAGGCGCAGGGTGACGGCCTGGTGGCCACCACCGGCTCCGGCGACACCCAGGTCTCGCTGATCGGCAACGGCGGCTCCAAGCAGTCCGCGACGGTCACGCTGACCAACACCAGCCCGAACACGCAGACCGTCTCGGGAGGAGTGCGCGAGCTGGACACCACCGTCGCGGACGTCACCGGCACCAAGGCCGTGGACTTCACCGACCCGAACTCGCCGTGGTTCTACGAGGGCTACACCCTCGGCACCCCCGGCCTGAAGCGGCACTGGTTCAGCCAGACCTTCACCGTGCCGGCCGGCGCCGACCACCTCACCGGCACCGCGACCTGCGCCTGCGGCGGCACCAGCACGCTGCTGCGCCTGGTGCTGGTCGGCCCGAACGGCGAGTACGAGAACTGGAACAGCCCGCAGGGCACCACGAACTACGCGACCGTCGACCAGGCGAACCCGCCGGCCGGCACCTGGACGGCGTACTTCTACGCCAACGCCAACGCCACCGGCTTCAAGGGCAACGTCGCGTACGACTTCCTGGCCACCAAGTACAAGAACGTCGGCTCCGTGAGCCCGGCGAACGCGGTGCTCAAGCCCGGACAGTCGCAGAAGTTCACGGTGAAGCAGACGCTGGCCCAGAACCCCGGCGACGTCTCCGCGGCGCTGGCGTTCTCCACCTCGTTCCACCAGGTCACCACGATGCCGGTGACCAAGCGGACGCTGATCTCCACCGGTAACGACGGCGGCGCCTTCACCGGCACCCTGACCGGTGGCAACGGCCGGGCGAACACCCCGTCGCAGACCGAGTCGTTCTTCTTCGACGTGCCGAGCGGCAAGAAGAACATGGCGATGAACCTGGCGTTCACCGGCACCCACGTGGTCTCGGCCTACCTGGAGTCCCCGGACCACCAGGTGGTGTCGCTGAGCACGAACCTCGCGGTCGACGCGCAGGGCAACCAGAGCCTGCAGCCCGCGCTGACCGGCTACGTCGACGCCCCGGCCGCCGGCCGCTGGGTGCTCTTCCTGGACGACAACAACCCGGGCGTCCTGACCGGCGACCTGTCCGACCCGTTCAACGGCCAGCTGCGGTACAACTCGGCCGACGCCCACGCCAAGGGCCTGCCCTCGGGCTCGCTCGCGGCCGGCAAGGCGGTGACCGCGACGGTGACCATCAAGAACAACGGATGGGCCCCGCTGACGGTGTTCGCCGACCCGCGGCTGAACAGCAGCGCCGACTACGACCTGCCGGCCCAGCAGCCGCTGGGCGCGACGGTGCCGCTGCCGTTCGCGACCACCGGCCCGCAACCGTCGTTCCAGATCCCGACGCACACCACGGAGCTGCGCGCGTCGCAGTCCTCGACGATCCCGGCGGACTTCTCCACCAGCAGCCCCTCGGGCACGCCGGAGATCTACGGCGTCTCCAAGGGCCTGACCGCCTCGGTGACCGTGGACTCCCCGTGGGTGACCCCGGGCGTCTGGGGCCAGGACCCGACCCCGCTGGGCCCGACGAACGGCGCCGTGAGCGGCAGTGCGACCGAGGCGCAGAGCGTGACCACGCTGGCCTTCGACCGCTCGGCCGTGGCCTCGACCGGCGACCTGTGGCTCGACGGCGTCGACCCGACCGCGCCGGCGCTGGCGCCGGTGACCATCCTGCCCGGCCAGACCGGGACGGTCACCGTCACCTTCACGCCGACCGGCAAGAGCGGCACCAAGGTGAGCGGCGTGGTGTACGTGGACACGTACAACGCGGCGTTCGGCACCGGTGACGAGCTGACGGGCCTGCCCTACAGCTACACGGTGAAGTAG
- a CDS encoding helix-turn-helix domain-containing protein, with the protein MFTVEIEAGPPLVANAGVGVHGINTAVDVFRLPDLWQLHLYSYHAAFVADGIRHDLRPGTVSLVPPGTKVEFRYRGRSEHLYVHFAMPGRRAPFVGDAGPELPILRELLLDAVASFPTSPNRSAAAVWAALWRVSDLADAGTAAPRNPVVAAVVRRIEEHLAEPLVVAELARFAGVSHNQLTRLFHEHVGDTVVGYIASRRMAHALHLLQASTLSVTAIAASVGIPDLQAFNKTCRKAFGASPRALRQSRQDRRRSTNQSSRNP; encoded by the coding sequence ATTTTCACCGTGGAGATCGAAGCCGGTCCGCCGCTCGTGGCCAACGCCGGCGTCGGCGTGCACGGCATCAACACCGCGGTCGACGTCTTCCGCCTCCCCGACCTCTGGCAGCTCCACCTGTACAGCTACCACGCGGCGTTCGTGGCCGACGGCATCCGGCACGACCTCCGGCCCGGCACCGTCAGCCTGGTCCCGCCCGGCACGAAGGTCGAGTTCCGGTACCGCGGACGCTCGGAGCACCTGTACGTCCACTTCGCCATGCCCGGACGCCGCGCCCCCTTCGTCGGCGACGCGGGCCCGGAGCTCCCGATCCTGCGCGAGCTGCTGCTCGACGCCGTCGCGTCCTTCCCCACCTCGCCGAACCGCTCGGCGGCGGCGGTCTGGGCCGCGCTGTGGCGGGTGTCGGACCTCGCCGACGCCGGGACCGCCGCGCCCCGCAACCCGGTCGTCGCGGCCGTGGTCCGCCGCATCGAGGAACATCTGGCCGAACCCCTGGTCGTGGCCGAGCTGGCACGCTTCGCCGGCGTCTCGCACAACCAGCTCACCCGCCTGTTCCACGAGCACGTCGGCGACACGGTCGTCGGCTACATCGCCTCGCGGAGGATGGCCCACGCGCTGCACCTGTTGCAGGCGTCCACGCTGTCGGTGACGGCGATCGCGGCGTCCGTCGGGATCCCCGACCTGCAGGCGTTCAACAAGACGTGCCGGAAGGCCTTCGGCGCCTCGCCGCGGGCCCTACGCCAAAGCCGACAGGACCGCCGCCGCTCTACCAACCAGAGTTCGCGTAATCCTTGA
- a CDS encoding SDR family NAD(P)-dependent oxidoreductase: MADEAAVAADGPEDFGPGLAPERLALLLDILAEVETLPTEHPDAVTVRRATAGVYKSVKLRRRADRQARVIAADRAVTAKTATGAPTRLDDETQGLPLSSETAASGNAVAGVLTRDRGCYICKQRYREVHAFYHNLCPDCAAENWKRRDAHADLTGKRALLTGGRAKIGMYIALRLLRDGAHLTITTRFPNDAARRFAAMPDSGEWLHRLRVVGIDLRDVAQVVALADSVAAEGPLDIMVNNAAQTVRRSAGAYEPLIRAEAAPLPDGPLPELISFGRFTGSGLVALPGQTRSSETITADLVGVGADLVSLALTAGSAAPDRIAAGTAIDAGGLVPDLADVNSWVQTVEDVDPIELLEVQLCNSTAPFILISRLRNAMKASPSARKHIVNVSAMEGVFSRGYKGAGHPHTNMAKAALNMLTRTSAKEMFETDGILMNSVDTGWITDERPHPDRVRLAGEGFHAPLDLVDGAARVYDPIVRGEQGEDLYGYFLKDYANSGW; the protein is encoded by the coding sequence GTGGCTGATGAGGCTGCTGTGGCCGCCGATGGTCCCGAGGACTTCGGGCCCGGGCTCGCCCCCGAGCGCCTGGCCCTGCTGCTCGACATCCTGGCCGAGGTCGAAACCCTGCCCACGGAACACCCCGACGCGGTGACCGTGCGGCGGGCGACGGCCGGCGTCTACAAGAGCGTCAAGCTGCGGCGCCGTGCCGACCGGCAGGCGCGGGTGATCGCCGCTGACCGTGCGGTCACCGCCAAGACCGCCACCGGCGCCCCGACCCGACTTGACGACGAGACGCAGGGGCTGCCGCTGAGCTCGGAGACCGCCGCGTCCGGCAACGCCGTCGCCGGGGTCCTGACCCGCGACCGCGGGTGCTACATCTGCAAGCAGCGGTACCGCGAGGTGCACGCCTTCTACCACAACCTGTGTCCCGACTGCGCCGCCGAGAACTGGAAGCGCCGCGACGCGCACGCCGACCTGACCGGCAAGCGCGCGCTGCTCACCGGCGGCCGGGCGAAGATCGGCATGTACATCGCGCTGCGGCTGCTGCGGGACGGCGCGCACCTGACCATCACCACGCGCTTCCCGAACGACGCCGCGCGGCGCTTCGCGGCGATGCCGGACAGCGGCGAGTGGCTGCACCGGCTGCGCGTCGTCGGCATCGACCTGCGGGACGTCGCGCAGGTGGTGGCGCTGGCCGATTCGGTCGCGGCCGAGGGGCCGCTCGACATCATGGTGAACAACGCCGCGCAGACGGTGCGGCGCTCGGCGGGGGCCTACGAGCCTTTGATCCGGGCCGAGGCCGCGCCGCTGCCTGATGGACCGTTGCCGGAGCTGATTTCGTTCGGGCGGTTCACGGGCTCCGGGTTGGTCGCGCTGCCCGGCCAGACACGTTCTTCGGAGACGATCACGGCGGACCTCGTCGGGGTCGGCGCCGATCTTGTCTCACTCGCGCTCACCGCCGGCTCGGCCGCGCCGGACCGCATCGCCGCCGGAACCGCCATCGACGCCGGTGGCCTGGTCCCGGACCTGGCGGACGTCAACTCGTGGGTGCAGACCGTCGAGGACGTCGATCCGATCGAGCTGCTGGAGGTCCAGCTGTGCAACTCCACGGCGCCGTTCATCCTCATCAGCAGGCTGCGTAACGCGATGAAGGCCTCGCCGTCGGCGCGCAAGCACATCGTCAACGTCTCGGCGATGGAGGGCGTTTTCAGCCGTGGCTACAAGGGCGCCGGCCACCCGCACACGAACATGGCCAAGGCTGCTCTCAACATGCTGACACGCACGAGTGCCAAGGAGATGTTCGAGACCGACGGCATCCTGATGAACAGCGTCGACACCGGCTGGATCACGGACGAGCGGCCGCATCCGGACCGTGTCCGGTTGGCGGGGGAAGGGTTTCACGCGCCGCTGGACCTGGTCGACGGCGCGGCGCGGGTCTACGACCCGATCGTGCGGGGCGAGCAGGGCGAGGATCTTTACGGGTACTTCCTCAAGGATTACGCGAACTCTGGTTGGTAG
- a CDS encoding DUF5107 domain-containing protein, with the protein MTTELRRDVLRIPGAADPAAGRLPILHGIARPGFDSAVAPYPDMARNLDYGRPPTLLPYTTQDSYTRERTDRELPTLVLENEVLTATFLPDHGGRLWSLVHRPTGRELLHRNPILQPANLALRDAWLAGGVEWNLGGTGHWPLTCEPLHAVRLSAPDGTPVLRMYEFERMRRVVMTVDAWLPAGSPTLLVHVALHNPAETPTPVYWWSNIAVPQSADVRVVAPAERAFHFDYTAQLKLIDFPAGTSGDQSYPARFPAAADFFMDIPAGERRWIAALDGNGSGLVQTSTDRLIGRKLFQWGVGAGGRRWQEWLSGPDAEYIEIQAGLARTQLEHLELPGGATWEWVEAYGLLEADAAAVHGTWEESRGAVAGALERLVPRASLEAALGEAQRFGAAAVDSRTPAGGAPAVSEPGAGARGGAGASAVPEVLHRGSGWGALEVAADAVSTDALRPFGSCDAEQQPWLDLLQTKRLPSSEPPASPITGPLWRSLLEASADDWHALYHLGLLRLADDDRDGAREAWTRSLADRPNAWAQRALAHLAASGDERADLTVAAHRLQPDLRELTIEALQALLAADRAAEALDLIAASSVADREHGRIRLYHAQAALTTGDIDQVRRLLDEGITVDNLQEGEASLDLLWLAAHPDLPVPPEYDFRMSGS; encoded by the coding sequence GTGACCACCGAACTCCGACGCGACGTCCTGCGCATCCCGGGCGCCGCCGACCCGGCCGCGGGCCGGCTGCCGATCCTGCACGGGATCGCCAGGCCCGGCTTCGACTCCGCCGTGGCCCCGTACCCGGACATGGCCCGGAACCTGGACTACGGCCGGCCCCCGACGCTGCTGCCGTACACGACGCAGGACTCTTACACCCGCGAGCGCACGGACCGCGAGCTGCCGACTCTGGTGCTGGAGAACGAGGTGCTGACCGCCACGTTCCTCCCGGACCACGGCGGCCGCCTGTGGTCGCTGGTGCACCGGCCGACCGGCCGCGAACTGCTGCACCGCAACCCGATCCTGCAGCCGGCGAACCTCGCACTGCGCGACGCCTGGCTGGCCGGCGGCGTGGAGTGGAACCTCGGCGGCACCGGGCACTGGCCGCTGACCTGCGAACCGCTGCACGCGGTGCGGCTGAGCGCGCCGGACGGCACGCCGGTGCTGCGGATGTACGAGTTCGAGCGGATGCGGCGGGTGGTGATGACGGTCGACGCGTGGCTGCCGGCGGGGTCGCCGACGCTGCTGGTGCACGTCGCGCTGCACAACCCGGCCGAGACGCCGACGCCGGTGTACTGGTGGTCGAACATCGCGGTGCCGCAGAGTGCTGACGTGCGCGTGGTGGCGCCGGCGGAGCGTGCGTTCCACTTCGACTACACGGCGCAGCTCAAGCTGATCGACTTCCCGGCGGGCACGTCCGGCGACCAGAGCTACCCGGCGCGGTTCCCGGCGGCGGCGGACTTCTTCATGGACATCCCGGCCGGCGAGCGCCGGTGGATCGCCGCGCTGGACGGGAACGGCTCAGGCCTGGTGCAGACCTCGACGGACCGGCTGATCGGCCGGAAGTTGTTCCAGTGGGGCGTCGGCGCCGGCGGACGGCGCTGGCAGGAGTGGCTGTCGGGGCCGGACGCGGAGTACATCGAGATCCAGGCCGGGCTGGCGCGGACGCAGTTGGAGCATCTGGAGCTGCCCGGCGGGGCCACGTGGGAGTGGGTCGAGGCGTACGGGCTGCTGGAGGCGGATGCGGCGGCGGTGCACGGGACGTGGGAGGAGTCTCGGGGGGCGGTCGCGGGGGCGCTGGAGCGGTTGGTGCCGCGGGCTTCTTTGGAGGCTGCGCTTGGTGAGGCGCAGCGGTTCGGTGCGGCTGCGGTGGACTCGCGCACGCCTGCCGGGGGCGCACCTGCGGTGAGCGAGCCCGGCGCAGGTGCGCGCGGCGGCGCTGGAGCGAGTGCCGTTCCTGAGGTACTGCATCGGGGGTCTGGCTGGGGTGCGTTGGAAGTCGCCGCCGACGCGGTGTCCACCGATGCGCTCCGGCCATTCGGGTCCTGCGATGCGGAGCAACAGCCGTGGCTGGATCTGTTGCAGACAAAGCGATTGCCGTCCAGCGAACCGCCGGCGTCCCCGATCACGGGCCCGCTCTGGCGCTCGCTCCTCGAGGCGTCGGCCGACGACTGGCACGCTCTCTACCACCTCGGCCTCCTCCGTCTCGCCGACGACGACCGCGACGGAGCCCGCGAGGCTTGGACGCGTTCCCTCGCCGACCGCCCGAACGCCTGGGCACAGCGTGCGCTGGCGCATCTCGCGGCGTCGGGCGACGAGCGTGCCGACCTGACCGTGGCAGCGCACCGCCTCCAGCCGGACCTCCGCGAGCTCACCATCGAGGCCCTCCAGGCGCTGCTCGCCGCCGACCGCGCCGCGGAAGCACTCGACCTCATCGCGGCGTCGAGCGTCGCAGACCGCGAACACGGCCGCATCCGCCTCTACCACGCGCAGGCGGCCCTCACCACCGGCGACATCGACCAGGTCCGGCGGCTCCTCGACGAGGGCATCACGGTCGACAACCTGCAGGAGGGCGAGGCCTCGCTGGACCTGCTGTGGCTCGCCGCGCATCCCGACCTGCCGGTCCCGCCCGAGTACGACTTCCGGATGTCCGGAAGCTGA